A single genomic interval of Camelina sativa cultivar DH55 chromosome 11, Cs, whole genome shotgun sequence harbors:
- the LOC104728049 gene encoding glycine-rich cell wall structural protein-like, whose protein sequence is MFDITTMRITKTGAPFVTNYAGKHAVLLIITLLLFKCTTVVSGGGAHVGGVGHAHVGGALSVGGGHASVGGGHASVGGGHVSVGGGGHASVGGGHVSAGEGGHASVASEGGEVVGGGHASEGGGHAVGGGGGHGEEEGGHGIGRGVGMVHRPAKRNGGSALVTPFADRFATAFLIIVFFL, encoded by the coding sequence ATGTTTGATATTACCACCATGAGAATCACGAAGACTGGAGCACCCTTTGTTACCAATTATGCCGGGAAACACGCCGTCCTCCTAATCATCACTTTACTTCTATTCAAGTGTACCACTGTGGTTTCCGGAGGCGGCGCTCACGTTGGAGGTGTAGGCCATGCTCATGTAGGAGGCGCTCTCAGTGTAGGAGGAGGCCATGCTAGTGTAGGAGGAGGCCATGCTAGTGTGGGAGGTGGTCATGTTAGTGTAGGAGGAGGAGGCCATGCTAGTGTGGGAGGTGGTCATGTTAGTGCAGGAGAAGGAGGCCATGCTAGTGTAGCTTCTGAAGGAGGAGAAGTTGTAGGAGGTGGTCATGCTTCTGAAGGAGGAGGCCATGCTGTTGGAGGCGGTGGCGgccatggagaagaagaaggtggacaTGGGATCGGAAGAGGCGTCGGTATGGTTCATCGACCAGCGAAGAGGAACGGAGGCTCTGCACTAGTGACTCCCTTTGCCGATAGATTTGCAACTGCTTTCTTGAtcatcgttttttttctttaa
- the LOC104723615 gene encoding glycine-rich cell wall structural protein-like, giving the protein YARKHAVLLIITVVSRGGAHVGGGGHAHVGGGHASVGGGHVSAGGGGHASVGGGHVSAGEGGHASVGGGHTTEGGGHAVGGGSGHGEEEGRHGIGRGVGMVHRPAKRNGGSALVTPFADRFATAFLIIVFFL; this is encoded by the coding sequence TATGCCCGGAAACACGCCGTCCTCCTAATCATCACTGTGGTTTCCAGAGGCGGCGCTCACGTTGGAGGTGGAGGCCATGCTCATGTAGGAGGAGGCCATGCTAGTGTGGGAGGTGGTCATGTTAGTGCAGGAGGAGGAGGCCATGCTAGTGTAGGAGGTGGTCATGTTAGTGCAGGAGAAGGAGGCCATGCTAGTGTAGGAGGTGGTCATACTACTGAAGGGGGAGGCCATGCTGTTGGAGGCGGTAGCGgccatggagaagaagaaggacgacATGGGATCGGAAGAGGCGTCGGTATGGTTCATCGACCAGCGAAGAGGAACGGAGGCTCTGCACTAGTGACTCCCTTTGCCGATAGATTTGCAACTGCTTTCTTGAtcatcgttttttttctttaa
- the LOC104723613 gene encoding F-box/LRR-repeat protein 4 — MRGEDRINNTLPEELILEIFRRLESKPSRDACSLVCKRWLSLERFSRTTLRIGASISPEEFASLSRRFLHITSIHVDERLSVSLPSLSPSPRRKRGRNSSSPSSSSKRKKLNGKTHSAVENVESCSLADAGLTALANGFPRLENLSLIWCPNVSSFGMCSLAEKCALLRSLDLQGCFVGDQGLAAVGKFCDQLEDLNLRFCEGVTDVGFIDLVVGRANSLKSIRVAASAKITDLSMEAVGSHCKLLEVLFLDSECIHDKGLIAVAQGCNRLKDLSLQCVLLTDKAFSVVGDLCTSLERLALYSFQHFSDKGMRAIGKGCKMLKNLTLSDCSFLSCKGLEAIANGCKELTRVEINGCHNIGTHGLEAIGKSCSRLNELGLLYCQRIGNSALQEIGKGCKSLEILHLVDCSGIGDNAMCSIAKGCRNLKKLHIRRCYEIGNKGIVAVGKHCKSLTELSVRFCDKVGDEALIAIGKGCSLQQLNVSGCNHISDAGILAIAKGCPQLTHLDISVLQNIGDMALAELGEGCPLLKDLVLSHCHNITDTGLNHLVQKCTLLESCHMVYCPGITSAGVATVVSSCPHIKKVLIEKWKVSERTTRRAGSVISYLCMDL, encoded by the exons ATGAGAGGTGAGGATCGGATAAACAATACCTTACCGGAGGAACTAATCCTCGAGATATTCCGACGACTTGAATCGAAACCCAGCCGCGACGCTTGCTCTCTCGTCTGCAAACGATGGCTATCCCTCGAGCGCTTTAGCCGCACCACGCTTCGCATCGGTGCTTCCATTTCTCCCGAAGAATtcgcctctctctctcgccgTTTCCTCCATATTACCTCTATCCATGTCGACGAGCGTCTCTCCGTCTCTCTCCCTTCCCTCTCTCCTTCCCcc AGGAGAAAACGTGGGAGGAACAGTTCTTCCCCGTCGTCGTCAAGTAAGCGTAAGAAATTGAATGGTAAGACACATTCTGCAGTTGAGAACGTCGAGTCTTGCAGCTTGGCTGATGCGGGCTTGACTGCTCTTGCTAATGGATTTCCAAGATTAGAAAACTTGAGCTTGATATGGTGCCCTAATGTTTCAAGTTTTGGTATGTGTTCCCTCGCTGAGAAGTGTGCTTTACTTAGATCTCTGGATTTACAG GGTTGCTTTGTTGGAGATCAAGGCTTAGCAGCTGTTGGAAAGTTTTGTGACCAACTCGAAGATCTAAACCTGCGTTTTTGCGAAGGCGTAACTGATGTTGGATTTATTGATCTAGTTGTTGGCCGTGCCAATTCCTTGAAGTCTATCCGTGTTGCTGCCTCAGCTAAAATAACAGATTTATCTATGGAAGCAGTTGGTTCTCACTGTAAATTACTtgaggttttgtttttggattctgAATGCATCCATGATAAAGGATTGATAGCAGTGGCTCAGGGATGTAACCGTTTGAAAGATCTGAGTCTTCAATGTGTTCTTCTGACGGATAAGGCATTTAGCGTTGTCGGAGACCTGTGTACTTCGTTGGAGCGATTGGCTTTGTATAGCTTTCAGCATTTTAGTGACAA GGGCATGCGGGCCATCGGTAAAGGGTGTAAAATGTTGAAGAATCTCACTCTAAGTGATTGCAGCTTTCTGAGTTGCAAAGGTTTAGAAGCTATTGCTAATGGTTGCAAAGAACTTACGCGTGTAGAAATTAATGGATGCCACAACATTGGTACCCATGGACTAGAGGCAATTGGAAAATCTTGCTC GCGCCTCAATGAGTTAGGTTTATTGTATTGCCAAAGGATAGGTAATTCTGCTCTTCAAGAAATTGGAAAAGGCTGTAAATCCCTAGAAATACTTCACTTAGTAGACTGCTCAGGCATTGGAGATAATGCAATGTGCAGCATTGCTAAAGGGTGTCGCAACCTCAAGAAACTCCATATCCGCAGATGCTACGAG aTTGGAAACAAAGGAATTGTAGCTGTTGGAAAGCACTGCAAATCACTAACCGAACTTAGTGTCCGGTTTTGCGATAA AGTTGGAGATGAAGCATTAATCGCCATTGGAAAAGGTTGTTCCTTGCAACAACTAAACGTAAGTGGTTGCAATCACATCAGCGATGCTGGAATTTTAGCAATCGCCAAAGGGTGTCCTCAACTTACTCACCTCGACATTAGTGTTCTTCAG AACATTGGAGACATGGCATTAGCAGAGCTTGGAGAAGGATGTCCTTTGCTGAAAGACTTGGTCTTGTCCCATTGCCACAATATAACAGACACTGGTCTGAATCATCTTGTACAGAAGTGCACACTTCTGGAGAGCTGTCACATGGTTTACTGTCCAGGGATCACTTCGGCTGGAGTGGCTACTGTCGTCTCGAGCTGTCCACACATCAAAAAGGTGTTGATAGAGAAATGGAAAGTGAGCGAGAGGACAACAAGAAGAGCTGGATCGGTCATCTCCTATCTCTGTATGGATCTGTAG
- the LOC104723614 gene encoding BI1-like protein, producing the protein MEKPYGYASVSMTGIDRDRKDIDLEMGVGEATLYPGLSYGENQLRWGFIRKVYGILSAQLLLTTLISAVVVLNPPVNDLLTGSPGILLFLCIVPFILIWPLHIYHQKHPVNLILLALFTVSLSFTVGVSCAMTEGRIVLQALILTLSVVGSLTAYTFWAAKKGKDFSFLGPILFTSLIILLVTSFIQMFFPLGPTSIAVYGGISALVFCGYIVYDTDNLIKRFTYDEYILASVALYLDILNLFLTILRVLRQGDN; encoded by the exons ATGGAGAAACCGTACGGATACGCGAGCGTGAGCATGACCGGCATAGATCGAGATCGGAAAGATATTGATCTTGAGATGGGAGTCGGAGAAGCGACGCTTTACCCAGGGCTAAGCTACGGCGAGAATCAGCTCCGTTGGGGTTTTATCCGTAAAGTCTATGGGATTCTCTCCGCTCAGCTTCTCCTCACCACGCTTATCTCCGCCGTAGTTGTTCTTAATCCACCTGTTAACGATCTCTTAACCGGATCTCCTGGgattcttctcttcctttgcaTCGTCCCCTTCATCT TAATCTGGCCTCTTCACATTTACCACCAGAAGCATCCTGTTAACCTGATCCTCCTTGCCCTGTTCACTGTCTCATTGAGTTTCACTGTTGGTGTCAGTTGTGCTATGACAGAAG GAAGAATCGTCCTTCAAGCTTTGATATTGACACTGTCTGTGGTCGGGTCTCTAACCGCATACACTTTCTGGGCTGCGAAGAAAGGAAAAGACTTCAGCTTCCTTGGACCCATTCTCTTCACCAGCCTCATCATTCTTCTAGTGACAAGCTTCATCCAG ATGTTCTTCCCTCTTGGCCCGACATCTATTGCCGTATATGGAGGAATCAGCGCATTGGTATTCTGCGGATACATAGTCTACGACACCGACAACCTCATCAAGCGTTTCACATATGACGAATACATCCTCGCATCAGTGGCTCTCTACTTGGACATCCTCAACCTCTTCTTGACCATATTGCGTGTGCTGAGGCAAGGTGACAACTGA
- the LOC104723612 gene encoding UDP-glycosyltransferase 84A4, whose amino-acid sequence MEPSSLTHVMLVSFPGQGHINPLLRLGKLIASKGLLVTFVTTEEPLGKKMREANKIQDGVLKPVGLGFLRFEFFDDGFVYEDMDLLLKSLEVAGKREIKNLVKKYEKQPVKCLINNAFVPWVCDVAEELQIPSAVLWVQSCACLAAYYYHHHQLVKFPTETEPEIITEIPFKPLVLKHDEIPSFLHPSSPYSSLGGIILEQIKRLHKPFSVLIDTFQELERDTIDHMSQLCPQVSINPIGPLFTVAKSISSDIKGDISEPASDCIGWLDSKEPSSVVYISFGTIVRLKQEQIEEIAHGILHSGLSCLWVVRPPLEGLSQEPQVLPRELEEKGKIVEWCPQEKVLAHPAVACFVSHCGWNSTMEALTSGVPVICFPQWGDQVTNAVYMIDVFKTGLRLSRGEAEKRIVLREEVTERLLEATVGEKAVELRENARRWKEAAETAVAYGGSSERNFQEFVDKLVDVIM is encoded by the coding sequence ATGGAACCGTCTAGTCTTACTCATGTGATGCTCGTATCATTCCCCGGCCAAGGTCACATAAACCCTCTTCTTCGTCTCGGAAAGCTCATAGCATCTAAAGGTTTACTAGTCACTTTTGTCACCACAGAGGAGCCATTGGGCAAGAAGATGCGTGAAGCCAACAAGATTCAAGACGGCGTGCTCAAACCTGTCGGTTTAGGTTTCCTCCGTTTCGAGTTCTTCGACGACGGATTTGTATACGAAGACATGGATTTGTTATTAAAATCACTTGAAGTTGCCGGGAAAAGAGAGATCAAGAACCTGGTCAAGAAATATGAGAAGCAACCAGTGAAATGTCTCATAAATAACGCTTTTGTCCCATGGGTGTGTGACGTAGCCGAGGAGCTTCAAATCCCTTCGGCTGTCCTATGGGTCCAGTCTTGTGCTTGTCTCGCCGCTTAttactaccaccaccaccagttaGTTAAGTttccgaccgaaaccgaaccggaGATCATCACTGAAATCCCCTTCAAGCCATTAGTGTTGAAGCATGACGAGATCCCTAGCTTTCTTCACCCTTCCTCTCCATATTCCAGTTTGGGTGGTATCATTTTAGAACAGATCAAGCGACTTCACAAACCTTTCTCTGTTCTCATTGACACTTTCCAAGAACTGGAAAGAGACACTATTGACCACATGTCCCAGCTCTGCCCTCAAGTCAGCATCAACCCCATAGGTCCGCTTTTTACGGTGGCTAAATCCATAAGCTCTGACATTAAAGGAGACATTTCCGAGCCAGCCAGTGACTGCATAGGGTGGCTTGACTCCAAAGAACCATCCTCTGTCGTATACATCTCCTTTGGGACTATAGTCCGCTTGAAGCAAGAGCAGATCGAGGAGATTGCGCACGGCATTCTGCACTCCGGGCTGTCATGCTTGTGGGTCGTGCGGCCTCCCTTAGAAGGCTTATCCCAAGAGCCACAAGTTTTGCCTCGAGAGCTTGAAGAGAAAGGGAAGATTGTGGAATGGTGTCCACAAGAGAAGGTGTTGGCTCATCCTGCGGTTGCTTGCTTCGTAAGTCACTGCGGGTGGAACTCAACCATGGAGGCTTTAACTTCAGGAGTTCCCGTGATTTGTTTCCCGCAGTGGGGAGATCAGGTGACAAACGCGGTGTACATGATTGATGTTTTCAAGACAGGATTGAGACTCAGTCGTGGAGAGGCTGAGAAGAGGATTGTTTTAAGGGAAGAGGTGACTGAACGACTGCTTGAGGCCACCGTTGGAGAGAAGGCGGTGGAGCTGAGAGAAAACGCTCGGAGGTGGAAGGAGGCGGCGGAGACTGCCGTGGCATACGGAGGATCATCTGAGAGGAACTTTCAAGAGTTTGTTGACAAGTTGGTTGATGTAATTATGTAA
- the LOC104723610 gene encoding UDP-glycosyltransferase 84A4-like, whose protein sequence is MEMEMEMGSSLTHVMLISFPGQGHINPLLRLGKLIASKGLLVTFVTTEEPLGKKMREANKIQDGVLKPVGLGFLRFEFFDDGFVYEDMDLLLKSLEVAGKREIKNLVKKYEKQPVKCLINNAFVPWVCDVAEELQIPSAVLWVQSCACLAAYYYHHHQLVKFPTETEPEIITEIPFKPLVLKHDEIPSFLHPSSPYSSLGGIILEQIKRLHKPFSVLIDTFQELERDTIDHMSQLCPQVSINPIGPLFTVAKTINSDIKGDISEPASDCIGWLDSKEPSSVVYISFGTIVRLKQEQIEEIAHGILHSGLSCLWVVRPPLEGLSQEPQVLPRELEEKGKIVEWCPQEKVLAHPAVACFVSHCGWNSTMEALTSGVPVICFPQWGDQVTNAVYMIDVFKTGLRLSRGEAEKRIVLREEVTERLIEATVGEKAVELRENARRWKEAAETAVAYGGSSERNFQEFVDKLVDINNDSI, encoded by the coding sequence atggaaatggagatggagatgggaTCGTCGCTAACCCATGTGATGCTCATATCTTTCCCAGGCCAAGGTCACATAAACCCTCTTCTTCGTCTCGGAAAGCTCATAGCATCTAAAGGTTTACTAGTCACTTTTGTCACCACAGAGGAGCCATTGGGCAAGAAGATGCGTGAAGCCAACAAGATTCAAGACGGCGTGCTCAAACCGGTCGGGTTAGGTTTCCTCCGTTTCGAGTTCTTCGACGACGGATTTGTATACGAAGACATGGATTTGTTATTAAAATCACTTGAAGTTGCCGGGAAAAGAGAGATCAAGAACCTGGTCAAGAAATATGAGAAGCAACCAGTGAAATGTCTCATAAATAACGCTTTTGTCCCATGGGTGTGTGACGTAGCCGAGGAGCTTCAAATCCCTTCGGCTGTCCTATGGGTCCAGTCTTGTGCTTGTCTCGCCGCTTAttactaccaccaccaccagttaGTTAAGTttccgaccgaaaccgaaccggaGATCATCACTGAAATCCCCTTCAAGCCATTAGTGTTGAAGCATGACGAGATCCCTAGCTTTCTTCACCCTTCCTCTCCATATTCCAGTTTGGGTGGTATCATTTTAGAACAGATCAAGCGACTTCACAAACCTTTCTCTGTTCTCATTGACACTTTCCAAGAACTGGAAAGAGACACTATTGACCACATGTCCCAGCTCTGCCCTCAAGTCAGCATCAACCCCATAGGTCCGCTTTTTACCGTGGCTAAAACCATAAATTCTGACATTAAAGGAGACATTTCCGAGCCAGCCAGTGACTGCATAGGGTGGCTTGACTCCAAAGAACCATCCTCTGTCGTATACATCTCCTTTGGGACTATAGTCCGCTTGAAGCAAGAGCAGATCGAGGAGATTGCGCACGGCATTCTGCACTCCGGGCTGTCATGCTTGTGGGTCGTGCGGCCTCCCTTAGAAGGCTTATCCCAAGAGCCACAAGTTTTGCCTCGAGAGCTTGAAGAGAAAGGGAAGATTGTGGAATGGTGTCCACAAGAGAAGGTGTTGGCTCATCCTGCGGTTGCTTGCTTCGTAAGTCACTGCGGGTGGAACTCAACCATGGAGGCTTTAACTTCAGGAGTTCCCGTGATTTGTTTCCCGCAGTGGGGAGATCAGGTGACAAACGCGGTGTACATGATTGATGTTTTCAAGACAGGATTGAGACTCAGTCGTGGAGAGGCTGAGAAGAGGATTGTTTTAAGGGAAGAGGTGACTGAACGACTGATTGAGGCCACCGTTGGAGAGAAGGCGGTGGAGCTGAGAGAAAACGCTCGGAGGTGGAAGGAGGCGGCGGAGACTGCCGTGGCATACGGAGGATCATCTGAGAGGAACTTTCAAGAGTTTGTTGACAAGTTGGTTGATATTAATAATGACTCGATTTAA
- the LOC104723611 gene encoding putative F-box/FBD/LRR-repeat protein At4g13965, with protein sequence MKRCKRDGESIRNQDVVNEDRISELAEALILQILSLLPTKVAIATSVLSKQWQSHWRMLPILRFDSYGYYYHSHEPGTFSKNVRKALLSHKAPVLQSLHLSISLNRLNAKQVRKFTGIAFARNLRKLVLDVQIQLEPLRFPKCLYNCETLDTLELKYLIFMDVPSSFCLKSLRTLQLHDVEFKDNESVVNLFSGCPNLENLVVYRNSLNRVKTFTIAVPSLQRLSIHNYTDRPSGDYVINAPSLKYLKMKGFKALESCLIENTPELVEATIFIYDANILGSLSSLKHLSLQLSALESTFPTVGIFYQLVYLELRTYKVNWWNLLTLMLNTSPNLQVLKLVGSQQQRPLGNWNQPKNVPECLLLHLETLVYEEYDESQENGKEVTKYILKNAIFSFKKGKAKQKVEMAEELESVKKASNSCQLVFR encoded by the exons ATGAAACGATG CAAAAGAGATGGTGAGAGTATTAGAAACCAAGATGTTGTGAATGAGGACAGGATCAGTGAGTTGGCTGAAGCTTTGATTTTGCAGATATTGTCTCTGCTTCCCACAAAAGTTGCCATAGCCACGAGTGTTTTGTCTAAGCAATGGCAGTCTCATTGGAGAATGCTGCCTATACTCAGGTTTGATTCTTACGGTTATTACTATCACAGCCATGAACCCGGGACGTTTTCAAAGAATGTTCGTAAGGCTTTGCTTTCACACAAGGCTCCGGTTTTACAGAGTTTGCATCTCTCAATTTCTTTAAATAGATTGAATGCAAAACAAGTTAGAAAATTTACCGGGATTGCATTTGCCCGCAATTTGCGTAAGCTGGTACTGGATGTTCAAATTCAACTTGAACCGTTAAGATTTCCCAAGTGCTTGTATAACTGTGAAACACTAGACACCTTGGAACTCAAGTATTTGATATTTATGGATGTCCCTTCTTCATTTTGTCTGAAATCCCTGAGAACTCTGCAGCTTCATGATGTGGAATTCAAAGACAATGAATCAGTTGTTAACCTTTTCTCTGGCTGTCCTAATCTTGAAAACTTGGTGGTGTATCGAAATTCATTAAACAGAGTGAAGACTTTCACTATTGCGGTGCCATCCTTACAGAGACTATCAATTCATAATTACACTGATAGACCTAGTGGGGACTATGTGATAAATGCCCCTTCTTTGAAATACTTGAAGATGAAAGGGTTTAAAGCACTTGAGTCTTGTCTGATCGAGAACACACCAGAGTTGGTTGAAGCAACCATTTTCATCTACGATGCGAACATCTTGGGATCGCTCAGTTCACTCAAACATCTTTCCTTGCAGCTATCAGCCTTggaa AGTACATTTCCTACTGTTGGTATATTTTATCAGTTGGTGTATTTGGAGTTGCgtacatataaagttaattggTGGAATCTACTAACGCTCATGCTCAATACTTCTCCTAATTTACAAGTCCTCAAGCTTGTCGGT TCACAACAACAACGTCCTCTGGGAAACTGGAATCAGCCAAAGAATGTTCCTGAATGTTTGTTACTCCATCTCGAGACATTAGTGTATGAAGAATACGACGAATCGCAAGAGAATGGAAAAGAGGTGACGAAATATATCCTAAAGAACGCAATTTTTTCCTTCAAGAAAGGCAAAGCCAAACAGAAAGTTGAGATGGCTGAGGAGTTGGAGAGTGTGAAAAAGGCTTCAAATTCATGTCAGCTTGTATTCCGATGA
- the LOC104728050 gene encoding senescence/dehydration-associated protein At4g35985, chloroplastic produces the protein MYSSNRTVSDEVLLKIDGCRAHLIDGSEAVELAAGDFELVQVFDNGVALAMVVRIGNDLQWPVIKDEPVVKLDSRDYLFTLPVKDGEPLSYGVTFFPIDENDVVFLNSVELLDDFLRENSCFSSSSSSSSSSSTGVKNRIDWKEFAPKVEDYNNVVSKAIAGGTGQIIRGMFKCSNAYTNQVHKGGEVMITKAEKKSGKSSQRQVTTNKNQINKNLHRVRRLSRATEKLSKTMLNGVGVVSGSVMGPVVKSKPGKAFFSMVPGEVLLASLDALNKLLDAAEAAERQTLSATSKAATKMVSERLGESAGDATRDVLGTVGHAAGTAWNVFNIRKAFSPSSSVTSGILKNASRK, from the exons ATGTACTCATCGAACAGAACAGTGAGTGATGAAGTGTTACTAAAGATTGATGGATGCAGAGCTCATCTCATCGACGGATCCGAAGCGGTGGAGCTCGCCGCCGGAGACTTCGAGCTTGTTCAAGTTTTTGACAACGGTGTGGCTTTAGCTATGGTCGTGAGGATTGGAAATGACTTACAATGGCCGGTGATTAAAGACGAGCCAGTGGTGAAACTCGATTCACGTGACTACCTGTTCACGTTGCCGGTTAAAGACGGAGAGCCACTTAGCTACGGGGTCACCTTCTTCCCCATCGacgaaaacgacgtcgttttcttGAACAGTGTCGAGTTGTTAGACGATTTCTTGAGAGAGAACTCGTGTttctcttcgtcttcgtcttcgtcttcttcttcttctacgggTGTTAAGAATCGAATAGATTGGAAAGAGTTTGCGCCTAAGGTTGAAGATTATAACAATGTTGTGTCTAAAGCTATAGCAGGAGGTACAGGGCAAATCATTAGAGGGATGTTTAAATGCAGTAATGCTTACACTAATCAG GTTCATAAAGGAGGTGAGGTTATGATTACAAAGGCTGAGAAGAAGAGTGGTAAGTCGTCACAAAGACAAGTAACCACAAACAAGAATCAAATCAATAAGAATCTTCATCG AGTGAGGAGATTGTCGAGAGCGACCGAGAAATTGAGCAAGACGATGTTGAATGGTGTGGGAGTGGTGAGTGGCTCGGTGATGGGTCCAGTTGTAAAGTCTAAGCCAGGGAAAGCTTTTTTCTCAATGGTACCAGGGGAGGTTCTTTTGGCTTCACTTGATGCTCTTA atAAACTACTAGACGCTGCTGAAGCTGCAGAGAGACAAACTCTTTCTGCTACGTCCAAGGCTGCTACCAAAATGGTTAGCGAGAG GTTGGGTGAGAGCGCAGGGGATGCCACGAGAGATGTGCTAGGCACGGTGGGACACGCAGCCGGGACTGCTTGGAATGTCTTCAATATCCGCAAAGCTTTCTCTCCTTCCTCGTCAGTCACATCCGGGATCCTAAAAAACGCTTCACGAAAGTGA